In Microplitis mediator isolate UGA2020A chromosome 2, iyMicMedi2.1, whole genome shotgun sequence, a single window of DNA contains:
- the LOC130663644 gene encoding serine protease snake-like, whose amino-acid sequence MNSLIFYPVFWRLIYTAIVFGQFYEGEDCSLSDNTRGVCKSLSKCDAVYQELLSGNIPKSICSYLNFEPIVCCRTLTSTNSGKTSFATTGTTRKPITTTQRSTSWFFTTKNQRRTTERDTDSWVFEYPETSSPRFPDNTNQFNYNNNNNNNNNYHYNNNNDNNYNNNDNNYNNNDNNYNNNDNNYNNNDNNYNNNDNTYNKNDDNNNQFQSRGNLARQKCSEYARSIYTLVTPPTLAGNRQPVNVSLCAIKSQKLIVGGTKAAPKEFPHMAAIGYNSRGEILWLCGGTLVSENFVLTAAHCTHSLDYGKATRVRVGDLNLKRSDDDARPQMRKIISIIRHPDYKKPLEYHDIALLKMESPVKFDAWVRPACLPYGMMNTENAIATGWGRVDWADEEGSEDLLKVTLAMVPHQKCNSNFMSGGNDYKLKQGVIDEWQLCAGEEGKDTCQGDSGGPLVNFNNEYSCMYNVIGITSLGRFCGSFVPGIYTRVSYYIPWLEQTIWQR is encoded by the exons AtgaattcacttattttttacCCGGTATTCTGGAGATTAATTTATACTGCGATTGTTTTCGGACAATTTTACGAAG GCGAAGATTGCAGTCTGAGTGATAATACACGGGGCGTATGTaaatcgttatcaaaatgTGATGCTGTTTATCAAGAGCTATTATCCGGGAATATTCCCAAGAGTATTTGCAGCTACTTGAATTTTGAGCCAATCGTTTGTTGTCGTACATTGACAAGTACCAATAGCGGTAAAACAAGTTTTGCAACAACAGGAACAACACGCAAGCCAATAACTACAACACAAAGGTCAACAAGTTGGTTTTTTACGACTAAAAATCAAAGAAGAACAACAGAACGTGATACCGATTCATGGGTTTTTGAATATCCTGAAACTAGTTCACCTAGATTTCCTGATAATActaatcaatttaattataataataacaataataataataataactatcattataataataataatgataacaattacaataataatgataacaactacaataataatgacaacaattacaataataatgataacaactacaataataatgacaacaattacaataataatgataacactTATAATAAGaatgatgataataacaatCAATTTCAAAGTAGAGGTAACTTGGCAAGACAAA AATGTTCAGAATATGCACGTTCCATTTACACACTGGTAACGCCACCAACATTAGCAGGCAATCGTCAACCGGTCAATGTATCTCTCTGTGCAATAAAGTCTCAAAAACTTATTGTTGGAGGCACTAAAGCCGCGCCAAAAGAATTTCCGCATATGGCAGCTATTGGATATAATTCACGAGGGGAAATTTTGTGGCTTTGCGGTGGTACACTAGTCTcggaaaattttgtattaactGCTGCTCACTGCACTCACTCTCTGGATTA cgGTAAAGCAACGCGGGTCAGAGTGggcgatttaaatttaaaacgtaGTGACGACGATGCAAGACCTCAAATgcgtaaaataattagtataaTTCGTCATCCGGATTACAAAAAGCCGCTAGAATATCATGATATTGCGCTTTTAAAAATGGAAAGTCCGGTAAAGTTTGACGCTTGGGTAAGACCGGCTTGCTTGCCTTATGGAATGATGAATACTGAAAACGCGATTGCTACTGGATGGGGTCGAGTTGATTGGG ccgatGAAGAAGGATCTGAAGATTTGCTCAAAGTAACTTTGGCGATGGTACCCCACCAAAAGtgcaattcaaattttatgagtGGCGGTAATGATTACAAGTTGAAACAAGGGGTGATAGATGAGTGGCAGTTGTGTGCAGGTGAAGAGGGCAAGGATACGTGTCAAGGTGACAGCGGTGGTccattagttaattttaataatgaatataGTTGCATGTATAACGTTATCGGTATAACAAGTTTAGGGCGATTCTGTGGAAGTTTCGTTCCGGGTATTTATACACGTGTTTCTTATTATATTCCATGGTTAGAACAAACTATTTGGCAGCGATAA
- the LOC130663464 gene encoding actin-related protein 8, protein MPAFHESCAEQIQAQTVIIIHPGSQNVRIGRASDLNPVTILHAVARKRLPNGIPYQDEFLPALVPKTKELTQAMEESRLQVSHTLQSCLQSDGRRRYATPPQQIAAFNRRSNPETVSSNNVEWIKSDRDVIVGEDILTLSPEDNYNIHFPYRRGDLNVHSGPGGSITAILADLKTIWEYVITEKLGIPVNELKHYRAVLVVPDIYNRQYLKELTTLLLCEMDFGGCFLIQDHVAATFGAGLGYACVVDVGHEKTSVSCVEDGISHRNTRVRMDYGGGNITQTFYWLLQKSAFPYKTCQPSNKLDAVLLGELKKDFCHVDLNICGSQEKSFLVKQPNAPIEKYTLQVGDECLIAPLSLFQPELFKITGIHNVHIQKRYMGDPEDPHDENYLRETSRRGMKENLEQTLEMPEEVAAPAATADEEVVVDAVDTAPMALSNRDLDAPRDFVVGPQQLLGLDHAILQSIDRCPTEDLKRKMYSCILVVGSGMKFQGIGMWLHNRISLQIPFMYRAEQLDIITQPKEMDSGMTAWKGAAILSCLESAQELWISRQEWEHHGVRVLRERAPFMW, encoded by the exons atgccTGCGTTTCATGAATCATGTGCCGAA CAAATTCAAGCCCAAACAGTCATAATTATTCACCCAGGGTCCCAGAATGTCAGGATAGGAAGAGCCTCTGATTTAAATCCAGTGACAATTTTGCATGCTGTTGCGAGAAAGAGGTTGCCCAATGGAATCCCATATCAGGATGAATTTCTACCGGCATTGGTACCAAAG aCAAAAGAGTTGACCCAAGCGATGGAAGAGTCGCGATTACAAGTCTCACATACCTTACAATCTTGCTTGCAATCAGATGGACGCAGGAGGTACGCAACGCCTCCACAGCAAATAGCAGCCTTCAATAGGAGGTCTAATCCTGAGACAGTTTCATCAAATAACGTTGAATGGATAAAAAGTGACAGAGATGTAATCGTCGGCGAGGACATACTGACCCTAAGTCCAgaagataattataatattcattttccaTACCGTCGTGGTGATCTCAATGTTCATTCGGGACCAGGTGGAAGCATCACCGCGATATTGGCggatttaaaaactatttggGAGTACGTTATCACTGAAAAACTTGGGATTCCTGTTAATGAGTTGAAACATTATCGAGCTGTTCTTGTTGTACctgatatatataatagacAATATTTGAAAGAATTGACAACTTTGTTGCTTTGTGAAATGGACTTTGGTGGCTGTTTTTTAAtacag gatCATGTAGCAGCAACTTTTGGTGCTGGTTTAGGATACGCATGTGTCGTTGACGTGGGCCATGAAAAGACATCAGTTTCTTGCGTTGAAGACGGTATTTCTCACAGGAATACTCGGGTGAGAATGGACTATGGGGGTGGCAATATAACGCAGACATTTTATTGGTTATTACAAAAATCTGCGTTCCCTTATAAAACCTGTCAGCCTTCAAATAAATTGGATGCGGTACTGCTGGGTGAGCTTAAAAAAGATTTCTGTCACgtagatttaaatatttgcgGTTCTCAGGAAAAATCATTTCTTGTTAAGCAACCGAACGCGCCTATTGAAAAGTACACACTTcag GTTGGTGATGAATGTTTGATAGCTCCACTCAGTCTGTTTCAACCCGAGCTGTTTAAAATAACTGGAATACATAACGTCCATATCCAAAAACGTTACATGGGAGATCCGGAAGATCCTCATGATGAAAATTATCTGCGCGAAACTAGT AGGAGAGGAATGAAAGAGAATTTAGAACAGACATTAGAAATGCCAGAGGAAGTTGCCGCTCCTGCAGCGACAGCTGATGAAGAAGTTGTAGTTGATGCTGTAGATACTGCACCAATGGCTCTTTCAAATCGCGATCTTGATGCTCCTCGAGACTTTGTAGTTGGTCCTCAACAGCTCCTAGGTCTTGACCATGCAATTTTACAGAGTATAGATCGTTGCC CAACGGAAGATTTGAAACGTAAAATGTACAGTTGCATTTTGGTAGTCGGGTCCGGAATGAAATTTCAGGGTATTGGCATGTGGCTGCATAACAGAATATCTCTACAAATTCCTTTTATGTATAGAGCTG agcAACTAGACATAATAACGCAGCCAAAAGAAATGGATTCGGGAATGACAGCGTGGAAAGGAGCAGCAATACTGAGTTGTTTGGAGTCAGCCCAAGAACTGTGGATCAGTCGTCAGGAATGGGAACATCATGGGGTTCGTGTGCTACGAGAAAGAGCGCCATTTATGTGGTGA